The proteins below come from a single Brevundimonas sp. LM2 genomic window:
- a CDS encoding O-antigen ligase produces the protein MALLVLVVPLIVFGANNALLATVAATLQALVAVIVVLCARDIVPAFWARLSPAAVLFALMLLAGVLFILGIGGPTSPFGRASALVELVKLAGCGGVFLTFAILATERGRLRSIIALMAIFGGGYALVSLWLFQEDPSHVFGVAKGLRVERFTGTLMNANVAGCVFGVFALLTFGWLQALVVQRRWSLGAFAGLILVLCLAALTRTQSRTAFALTFILVLVLLGSWLLRNTPSQRFGRFAIAGLVVISLGIVAVAAGGPLLSRFGLLQADWNTRMMSFSIYSAVAADAPAWGFGMGTFSRIHAMLLLPGNATLLWDLNAAHSAPVQFLLEAGPVMSVLFGGALAYLVTFVISSRARPTGLQFAAAVASIVLIVGCSLVDIALNVPAVAALAAALGGLVFGACAAPYALQSQSARSQA, from the coding sequence TTGGCCCTGTTGGTTCTGGTCGTGCCCCTGATCGTTTTCGGGGCGAACAACGCTCTGCTCGCGACGGTGGCCGCGACCCTGCAGGCGCTCGTCGCCGTGATCGTGGTGTTGTGCGCCCGCGACATCGTGCCCGCCTTTTGGGCCCGATTGTCCCCGGCTGCGGTTCTCTTCGCCTTGATGCTGCTGGCGGGGGTGCTTTTCATCCTTGGGATCGGCGGGCCCACCAGTCCGTTCGGCCGGGCTTCGGCGCTCGTTGAGCTGGTGAAGCTGGCTGGTTGCGGCGGTGTGTTCCTGACCTTTGCGATCTTGGCAACCGAGCGCGGCCGGCTGCGTTCGATCATCGCGTTAATGGCGATCTTCGGGGGTGGATATGCCTTGGTCAGTCTGTGGTTGTTCCAGGAAGACCCCTCGCACGTCTTCGGCGTGGCCAAGGGCCTGCGCGTCGAGCGGTTCACAGGCACATTGATGAACGCCAATGTGGCCGGATGTGTATTCGGCGTGTTCGCGCTGCTGACCTTCGGATGGCTTCAGGCGCTGGTCGTTCAGCGTCGCTGGTCGCTGGGGGCGTTCGCCGGCCTGATCCTGGTCCTGTGCCTGGCGGCGTTGACGCGGACCCAGTCGCGGACCGCGTTTGCCCTGACCTTCATCCTGGTCCTCGTGCTTCTGGGATCGTGGCTCCTTCGCAACACGCCGTCGCAGCGTTTCGGAAGGTTCGCGATCGCGGGTTTGGTTGTCATCTCTCTGGGAATTGTAGCCGTAGCTGCCGGCGGGCCGCTGCTTTCACGGTTTGGTCTGTTGCAGGCCGACTGGAACACGAGAATGATGAGTTTCAGCATTTATTCAGCCGTAGCGGCTGATGCGCCGGCCTGGGGCTTTGGTATGGGGACGTTCAGCCGTATCCATGCCATGCTTCTGCTACCCGGAAACGCAACTCTGCTTTGGGATCTCAATGCGGCTCATTCGGCACCCGTCCAGTTCTTGCTCGAGGCGGGACCTGTTATGAGTGTGCTGTTCGGGGGCGCGCTCGCTTATCTTGTGACGTTCGTGATATCCAGTCGCGCTCGGCCCACCGGGCTTCAGTTTGCCGCCGCGGTGGCTTCGATCGTTCTGATCGTCGGTTGCAGCCTGGTCGACATCGCCTTGAACGTTCCAGCCGTGGCGGCCTTGGCCGCGGCGCTCGGCGGCCTCGTGTTCGGCGCGTGCGCCGCGCCCTATGCGCTGCAGAGCCAATCGGCGAGATCGCAGGCGTGA
- a CDS encoding glycosyltransferase: protein MVTALSTLAMLFGMLAIHPFVTYPLSLLAFARRAPATRDLGGGPPSVAICVSAYNEEAVILDKVNSLIAMAAHYGNATIHIYVDGASDRTVEILKPFQDRIDLVVGTERLGKTAGMNLLVQRSESQFLVFTDANVVTPIDSISKLVNEFKDQAVGAVSARLRYVNAEESITSNSGAGYWKMQEAVKKIEARTIGVIGVDGAMFMIERSLYRPAPAHLIDDLFISLQLMMQRRVVVSANDLWVEERSATALGDEMRRKSRIACQAINVHRAIWPELKRAPIGPLYGYLSHRLLKWLLPYSLAIAALLALVALTLTFGQIVPVLAIAGVCLSALAALLGFKPARFIWISAGLLYAVAIGVAQGFLSRMTYTTWSPAGSIRASASTGPAETGSGR from the coding sequence ATGGTCACCGCGCTTTCCACATTGGCGATGCTTTTCGGGATGCTCGCGATCCATCCCTTCGTGACCTATCCGCTCAGCCTTTTGGCCTTCGCCCGGCGGGCCCCCGCCACGCGTGATCTCGGCGGGGGACCGCCGTCCGTGGCCATTTGCGTATCGGCTTACAACGAGGAGGCTGTGATCCTGGACAAGGTGAACAGCCTGATCGCCATGGCGGCCCACTATGGCAATGCGACGATCCACATCTATGTCGACGGCGCATCGGACCGAACGGTAGAGATCCTGAAGCCCTTCCAGGATCGGATCGATCTGGTGGTGGGCACCGAAAGGCTGGGCAAGACCGCCGGCATGAACCTGCTGGTGCAACGCTCCGAAAGCCAGTTCCTGGTCTTCACCGACGCCAACGTGGTGACACCCATCGACAGCATCTCGAAGCTCGTGAACGAGTTCAAGGATCAGGCGGTCGGTGCCGTGTCGGCGCGGTTGCGCTACGTCAACGCCGAAGAGTCGATAACCAGCAACAGCGGTGCCGGTTATTGGAAAATGCAGGAAGCGGTCAAGAAGATCGAGGCCAGAACCATCGGTGTCATTGGCGTCGATGGTGCCATGTTCATGATAGAGCGGTCGCTGTATCGGCCCGCACCGGCCCATTTGATCGATGATCTCTTCATCTCCCTGCAACTCATGATGCAGCGCCGGGTGGTCGTCTCGGCGAATGATCTGTGGGTCGAGGAGCGAAGCGCGACCGCCTTGGGTGACGAGATGCGCCGCAAGTCTCGGATCGCCTGCCAGGCCATCAATGTTCACAGGGCGATCTGGCCCGAACTGAAGCGTGCGCCCATCGGGCCGCTGTACGGCTATCTGTCCCACCGCCTTCTGAAATGGCTTTTGCCCTACAGCCTCGCCATCGCGGCTCTCCTGGCCCTGGTCGCCCTGACGCTGACGTTCGGTCAGATCGTGCCGGTGCTCGCCATCGCCGGCGTCTGCCTGAGCGCGCTGGCCGCCCTGCTCGGCTTCAAGCCTGCCCGGTTCATCTGGATTTCGGCCGGGTTGCTCTACGCGGTCGCCATCGGCGTCGCACAGGGTTTTCTATCCCGCATGACCTATACGACCTGGTCGCCCGCGGGGTCGATCCGCGCGTCGGCGTCCACAGGCCCGGCAGAGACAGGATCCGGACGATAG
- a CDS encoding metallophosphoesterase family protein, which translates to MFGRKKNARKSTGGRLVYAIGDVHGRDDLLEAMLKEIDQDSAHGLDAVGDKAILIFLGDYVDRGRQSREVIDRVIALQREGTHEVHALKGNHEEAFLRFLEDASFGRSWTLHGGAETLTSYGVKPPGMRADDEAWTEAHAAFMQALPAAHRTFLETLELSASVGDYLFVHAGIRPGVKIADQTEHDLLWIRRDFLNHSKPFEKRIVHGHTPAMKSEIQKNRICVDSAAYASGVLTAVRLLDGQETLIRARKPASN; encoded by the coding sequence ATGTTCGGGCGGAAGAAGAATGCCAGGAAATCGACGGGCGGACGTCTGGTCTATGCGATCGGAGATGTTCACGGGCGCGACGACCTCCTGGAGGCGATGCTGAAGGAGATCGATCAGGACAGCGCGCATGGCCTAGATGCCGTTGGCGACAAGGCCATCCTGATTTTTCTGGGCGACTATGTCGACCGGGGGCGCCAGTCCCGGGAGGTGATCGATCGCGTCATCGCGTTGCAACGGGAGGGCACCCACGAGGTGCACGCCCTCAAGGGCAACCACGAAGAAGCCTTCCTGCGCTTCCTGGAAGATGCGAGCTTCGGCCGGTCGTGGACCCTCCACGGAGGGGCGGAGACCCTGACGAGCTATGGCGTCAAACCCCCGGGGATGCGGGCCGACGACGAGGCCTGGACCGAGGCCCACGCGGCCTTCATGCAGGCTCTCCCGGCCGCCCATCGAACGTTCCTCGAAACGCTGGAGCTGAGCGCGAGCGTCGGCGACTATCTATTCGTCCATGCGGGCATCCGCCCTGGCGTCAAGATCGCCGACCAGACCGAGCACGATCTGTTGTGGATTCGACGCGACTTCCTCAACCATTCGAAACCGTTCGAAAAGCGCATCGTCCACGGCCACACCCCCGCGATGAAATCCGAAATTCAGAAGAACCGCATTTGCGTGGACAGCGCAGCCTATGCTTCGGGCGTGCTGACGGCGGTCCGTCTGCTGGACGGCCAGGAAACCCTGATCCGGGCGCGCAAACCGGCGTCGAATTGA
- a CDS encoding GMC oxidoreductase codes for MIGSIADLTGSDRIYDVVIIGGGAAGLSIAAALIGSPLRVLVLEAGGRKPDKTGTEVFEGTVADGSVHPFLHTYRVRAIGGASRIWGGRCIPYDPIDFASRPWVAGPGWPFGREVLDPWYRQAQIAIEAGAFDYDPATTLPDDQAEFAPGLDGETVRTRLERFSKPTDFWRRFGQDITRASNVDVVLNAPATAIRLAQDGATVDHVEVALPDGARTQVRGRQVVVAMGGLESVRLLLASNDIRPAGVGNDHDQLGRHYMSHLAATSGTVTFHAPAKAIRWDYQKDADGIYVRRRIAITEEAQTRMHSLNTVFRTHLPDPADPGHGNAILSAMYLVKDLVLYEYSRKFRENKAGLGLYGRHLLNVLRNPFALAGFGEGWVRKRILADRKLPSVVLGSRTNAFALEFHAEQEPNPESRITLSRERDAYGMPRMSVDWRTTALDMESLKASYAALAERLEQSGAGRLDYDPDEVVAQARKEGAYGGHHLGAARMSRDPRQGVVDPDCRVHGVDNLFIASGAVLPTSSQANPTLTIVALALRLADHLKSRVP; via the coding sequence ATGATCGGTTCGATCGCCGACCTCACCGGCTCGGACCGGATCTATGACGTCGTCATCATCGGTGGCGGGGCCGCCGGCCTGTCGATCGCCGCCGCCCTGATCGGCTCGCCGCTTCGCGTTCTGGTCCTCGAAGCCGGCGGGCGAAAGCCGGACAAGACCGGAACGGAAGTCTTCGAGGGCACCGTGGCCGACGGCTCGGTCCACCCCTTCCTTCATACCTACCGCGTTCGCGCCATCGGCGGCGCGAGCCGCATCTGGGGCGGCCGATGCATTCCGTACGACCCGATCGACTTCGCGTCGCGCCCCTGGGTCGCCGGGCCGGGCTGGCCGTTCGGGCGGGAGGTGCTCGACCCCTGGTACAGACAGGCGCAGATCGCGATCGAGGCTGGAGCGTTCGACTACGACCCGGCCACCACCCTTCCGGACGATCAGGCCGAGTTCGCGCCGGGGCTCGACGGCGAAACGGTTCGCACGCGGCTGGAGCGTTTCAGCAAACCCACCGACTTCTGGCGTCGGTTCGGACAGGACATCACGCGGGCCAGCAATGTCGACGTGGTCCTGAACGCACCGGCGACGGCCATCCGGTTGGCCCAGGACGGCGCGACGGTCGACCATGTGGAGGTCGCCCTCCCGGACGGCGCGAGAACCCAGGTTCGCGGTCGCCAGGTGGTCGTCGCGATGGGTGGCCTGGAGTCGGTGCGCCTTCTGCTGGCCTCGAACGACATCCGGCCCGCGGGCGTCGGCAACGACCACGATCAATTGGGTCGCCACTACATGAGCCATCTGGCGGCGACCAGCGGCACGGTGACCTTCCACGCGCCCGCCAAGGCGATCCGATGGGATTATCAGAAGGACGCCGACGGCATCTATGTCCGGCGTCGCATCGCGATCACCGAGGAAGCGCAGACGCGGATGCACAGCCTGAATACGGTGTTCCGCACCCATCTGCCGGATCCCGCGGATCCCGGCCATGGCAACGCGATCCTGTCTGCCATGTACCTCGTCAAGGACCTGGTCCTGTATGAGTACAGCCGGAAATTCCGCGAGAACAAGGCGGGCCTGGGCCTGTACGGCCGACACCTGCTGAACGTCCTGCGTAACCCGTTCGCCTTGGCGGGTTTCGGAGAGGGCTGGGTCCGCAAGCGCATCCTGGCCGACCGCAAACTGCCGTCGGTCGTGCTGGGATCGCGGACGAACGCCTTCGCCCTGGAATTCCACGCCGAACAGGAGCCGAATCCGGAAAGCCGCATCACGCTGTCTCGAGAACGAGATGCCTACGGCATGCCGCGGATGTCGGTCGACTGGCGGACGACGGCGCTGGACATGGAAAGCCTGAAAGCTTCGTACGCGGCCCTTGCCGAGCGCCTGGAACAGTCAGGCGCGGGCCGTCTCGACTACGACCCCGACGAGGTCGTGGCCCAGGCCCGCAAGGAAGGGGCCTATGGCGGCCACCATCTGGGCGCCGCCCGCATGAGCCGCGATCCCCGCCAAGGCGTCGTCGACCCGGACTGCCGTGTGCACGGCGTGGACAACCTCTTCATCGCCAGCGGGGCCGTGCTGCCGACGTCCAGCCAGGCCAATCCGACTCTGACGATCGTCGCCTTGGCGCTCCGTCTCGCGGACCATCTGAAGTCTCGGGTCCCCTGA
- a CDS encoding acyltransferase translates to MTSARLTPASTKLLNIQGLRAVAVLLVVIYHMRLMTPLNLSGSFEFGQGGVDIFFVVSGFIMAWIIRSASEADPVTFATRRLIRIVPLYWLLTLLLFFAAQKVPILLSNGVPTLDMLWQSLLFIPYRAPDGEIQPLVYMGWTLSYEMFFYLLITVVLILKVRARLAVVASVLVLLVVIGLITRPTQAIAFVITDPRLLEFVAGMGICAWITGRPPIDWARPRLRWPVAALLGASLAMMIASDALWPSAPYVLQWGVPAVIIVACACWLERWGVRADWPWLLVIGDASYAIYLSHPFVVKAAEKVIERVGNMPLAAQIVANVGVLVMVGLIGVLIHLWVEKPLLRWLHQRVRFKRPDPAPAAGANP, encoded by the coding sequence ATGACCTCGGCCCGCCTGACCCCCGCCAGCACGAAACTGCTCAACATCCAGGGGCTGCGCGCCGTCGCCGTGCTCCTGGTCGTGATCTACCACATGCGGCTGATGACGCCGCTGAACCTGTCCGGATCGTTCGAGTTCGGCCAGGGCGGGGTGGACATCTTCTTCGTCGTCAGCGGTTTCATCATGGCCTGGATCATCCGCTCAGCCAGCGAAGCCGACCCGGTCACGTTCGCTACGCGGCGTCTCATCCGCATCGTGCCCCTGTACTGGCTGCTGACCCTCCTTCTTTTCTTCGCCGCGCAAAAGGTCCCCATCCTGCTCAGCAACGGCGTCCCGACTTTGGACATGCTTTGGCAATCGCTGCTGTTCATCCCCTATCGGGCCCCTGACGGCGAGATCCAGCCGCTGGTCTACATGGGCTGGACGCTCAGCTATGAGATGTTCTTCTACCTCTTGATCACCGTGGTCCTCATTCTGAAGGTCAGGGCCAGGCTCGCGGTCGTGGCGTCGGTCCTGGTGCTTCTGGTCGTCATCGGCCTGATCACCCGGCCCACCCAGGCCATCGCCTTCGTGATCACCGATCCCCGCCTGCTCGAGTTCGTCGCGGGCATGGGCATATGCGCCTGGATCACCGGCCGTCCGCCCATCGACTGGGCGAGGCCGCGGCTGCGCTGGCCGGTGGCCGCGCTTCTGGGGGCGTCGCTGGCCATGATGATCGCCAGCGATGCGCTGTGGCCCTCCGCGCCCTATGTGCTCCAGTGGGGCGTGCCGGCCGTCATCATCGTCGCCTGCGCCTGCTGGCTGGAGCGCTGGGGCGTCCGCGCCGACTGGCCATGGCTGCTCGTGATCGGTGACGCCAGCTATGCGATCTACCTCAGCCATCCCTTCGTGGTGAAGGCGGCGGAGAAGGTGATCGAACGAGTGGGCAACATGCCGCTCGCGGCCCAGATCGTCGCCAACGTCGGCGTCCTGGTCATGGTCGGCCTGATCGGCGTGCTGATCCATCTGTGGGTCGAGAAGCCGCTGCTCAGGTGGCTCCATCAGCGGGTTCGATTCAAACGGCCCGACCCGGCCCCCGCCGCAGGAGCAAACCCATGA
- a CDS encoding polysaccharide biosynthesis tyrosine autokinase, translated as MTSIDATKGVQDQNLAVRREAEPLDFRALLAIMRRRILLLAVVVVLVTIAAIVAALMITPTFTASASLRIDPTQRSVIENNDPTQNNLPAEAIIETEVSLITSRLVAEQVVRELRLDRDAEFYEAEGGVAGIVGGQAEKSAIDETIDAVLKKLTVERAGQTFMVNVAFTSENPRKAATIANEFVQSYLDASASLRLQSVSAQSAGLNSRLNELGREVQQADAALAQYRSATGLVSGSDGAPAVNAVDQQIIPLTSALATAESDAAAASATANAARAQVSRSGVESVSGVLTSSVIADLRRQRSEVLRDRDEITARYGPLHPDTIRVQQQLSGLDQQIQAEAQRIVSALDSDARAAQARAAALRAQLNSLRGQQSSNSRLTVEADRLAREAEAKRNIYQQLSTTAQQANQQRQLSETDSKLISAATPPASPSFPNKVLFAAMGLVVGAVLGIGAVFIAEAFDAGLRTIDDVESALGVPYLGSLPEIAAKQLVFRGRKSQPWEYVVEKPLSGFAEALRTVRGSLALLDVGRRVQVVTVTSALPNEGKTVTAVSLARVLALSGDSVLLIDCDLRQNALRDLTASANPKVGLVEVLTGEATLDEAIVRDSVERLDLLPLTKVVFTPRDLFNTEVMGKLIESVRARYDMIVIDCPPTLAVADAQALAGIADAVVLAVRWGKTPRDAARAAIGRIEQSGGIIGGVLLTRADLNARSSFSRSDPSFYYKAYKSYYVD; from the coding sequence ATGACAAGCATTGACGCCACGAAGGGCGTGCAAGATCAAAATCTGGCTGTGCGGCGCGAGGCGGAGCCCCTGGATTTCCGGGCGCTTCTCGCCATCATGCGCCGGCGCATCCTCTTGCTGGCGGTTGTGGTCGTGCTGGTCACGATCGCGGCGATCGTGGCCGCGTTGATGATCACGCCGACCTTCACGGCCAGCGCGTCACTCAGGATCGACCCGACCCAGCGCAGCGTGATCGAAAACAACGATCCGACGCAGAACAACCTCCCTGCCGAGGCGATCATCGAAACGGAGGTCTCCCTGATCACCTCGCGGCTCGTCGCCGAACAGGTCGTGCGCGAGTTGCGCCTCGATCGGGATGCGGAGTTCTACGAGGCTGAAGGCGGCGTGGCCGGGATCGTCGGCGGGCAGGCCGAAAAGAGCGCCATCGACGAGACCATCGACGCGGTCCTGAAAAAACTGACGGTCGAACGGGCGGGACAGACCTTCATGGTCAACGTTGCCTTCACGTCGGAAAATCCCCGCAAGGCCGCGACGATTGCCAACGAATTCGTGCAATCCTATCTCGACGCCTCCGCATCCCTGCGTCTTCAGAGCGTGTCCGCCCAGTCCGCCGGGCTGAACAGCCGCCTCAACGAACTGGGTCGCGAAGTGCAGCAGGCGGACGCCGCCCTCGCCCAGTATCGCAGCGCGACGGGCCTGGTCTCCGGCTCCGATGGGGCTCCCGCCGTGAACGCGGTCGACCAGCAGATCATCCCCCTGACCTCGGCTCTGGCGACCGCCGAGTCGGATGCGGCGGCCGCTTCGGCCACCGCCAACGCCGCCCGCGCGCAGGTCTCGCGCTCCGGCGTCGAGTCCGTCAGCGGCGTGCTGACCTCGTCCGTCATTGCCGACCTTCGTCGTCAGCGCTCGGAGGTCCTCCGCGACCGTGACGAGATCACCGCGAGGTACGGCCCTCTGCACCCCGACACCATTCGCGTCCAGCAGCAGCTGTCCGGCCTCGACCAGCAGATCCAGGCCGAGGCGCAGCGGATCGTCAGCGCGCTCGACAGCGACGCGCGCGCGGCCCAGGCCCGGGCCGCCGCCCTGCGCGCCCAGCTGAACAGCCTGCGCGGGCAGCAATCGTCCAACAGCCGTCTGACCGTCGAGGCCGATCGCCTGGCACGGGAGGCGGAGGCCAAGCGCAACATCTATCAGCAGTTGTCGACGACCGCCCAGCAGGCGAACCAGCAGCGCCAGCTCTCGGAGACCGACAGCAAGCTCATCAGTGCCGCCACGCCTCCGGCCAGCCCCAGCTTCCCGAACAAGGTCCTGTTCGCGGCGATGGGTCTGGTGGTCGGTGCCGTCCTCGGGATCGGTGCCGTCTTCATTGCCGAGGCTTTCGATGCCGGCCTTCGGACCATCGACGATGTGGAAAGCGCCCTCGGCGTTCCCTACCTCGGCTCCCTGCCCGAGATCGCAGCCAAGCAACTGGTGTTCCGCGGGCGCAAATCCCAGCCATGGGAATATGTCGTCGAGAAACCCTTGTCCGGGTTCGCTGAAGCCCTGAGAACCGTGCGTGGATCACTGGCCCTGCTGGATGTGGGGCGTCGGGTCCAGGTCGTGACGGTCACATCGGCCCTTCCCAACGAGGGCAAGACGGTGACCGCCGTATCGCTCGCGCGGGTCCTGGCGCTCAGCGGCGACAGTGTCCTGCTGATCGATTGCGACCTCCGCCAGAATGCGCTTCGGGACCTGACCGCGTCGGCCAATCCGAAAGTCGGGCTGGTCGAGGTGCTGACGGGCGAAGCCACTCTGGACGAGGCCATCGTTCGCGACTCCGTCGAGCGGTTGGACCTGCTGCCCCTCACGAAGGTGGTGTTCACGCCACGAGACCTGTTCAACACCGAGGTGATGGGCAAGCTGATCGAAAGCGTCCGGGCGCGTTACGACATGATCGTCATCGACTGTCCGCCGACCCTGGCCGTCGCCGACGCGCAGGCCCTGGCGGGGATCGCCGACGCGGTCGTCCTGGCGGTTCGTTGGGGCAAGACGCCGCGCGACGCCGCGCGCGCCGCCATTGGCCGGATCGAGCAAAGCGGGGGGATCATCGGCGGCGTGCTGCTGACGCGGGCCGATCTGAACGCCCGCAGCAGCTTCAGCCGCAGCGACCCGAGTTTCTACTACAAGGCCTACAAGTCCTATTACGTGGATTGA
- a CDS encoding outer membrane beta-barrel protein has product MTANTSRSVGLALAISVFGGGAAVAQDYALRLTSFAEFGAFEDYNRNRNVTVLERDRPEYAAIGFRRGAFEFFPRVETALNYDDNVFATDAQKQSDVFATIDPSITFNSTWSRHSVDGGAGVNHRHYFDFSSENQTGYYARLNGQLEVVGDSYVRGGLSTQRAFEPRTASGSPTNAVEPIEFDSSGLYARGVYQFGRMKAGIGGDYREVDYKNGRTPTGAVVSQADRDRTISNLRATAEYGITPDFSVFGLVGYSDSDYDVEGGLAVSRDSEESSVMGGASFDFTGLVRGAVGIGYSQRDYDADAYPDIDGLNFRGKIEYLPTPLTTITVSAARSVEDSTIIGSGGYFARRAELRVDHELRRFVLVRAGLSYEEDRYKGADRSDDITEAAVGGTYLLSNSAGLSADVVYSKRVSDGAFAGRDYDALGFRVSFVLQR; this is encoded by the coding sequence ATGACGGCAAACACATCGCGATCGGTCGGACTGGCCCTGGCCATTTCGGTTTTCGGCGGTGGCGCTGCGGTAGCGCAGGATTACGCGCTGCGCCTCACATCCTTCGCGGAATTCGGGGCGTTTGAAGACTACAATCGCAACCGAAACGTCACGGTGCTCGAGCGCGACCGGCCCGAGTATGCGGCCATCGGTTTCCGCCGCGGTGCGTTCGAGTTCTTTCCGCGCGTCGAAACCGCGCTGAACTACGACGACAACGTCTTTGCCACCGACGCCCAGAAACAGTCGGATGTCTTCGCCACGATCGACCCGTCGATCACGTTCAACTCAACCTGGTCCCGGCACTCGGTCGATGGTGGGGCGGGCGTGAACCACCGCCACTATTTTGACTTCTCGTCCGAAAATCAGACCGGCTATTACGCACGCCTGAACGGACAGCTTGAAGTCGTGGGCGACAGCTATGTCCGTGGCGGTCTGTCGACGCAGCGCGCCTTCGAACCCCGGACCGCTTCGGGTTCGCCGACCAATGCCGTGGAGCCGATCGAGTTCGACTCCTCGGGCTTGTACGCCCGGGGGGTCTACCAGTTCGGGCGGATGAAGGCCGGGATCGGGGGCGACTATCGCGAAGTCGATTACAAGAACGGTCGCACGCCCACCGGGGCCGTCGTGTCCCAAGCCGACCGCGACCGCACGATCTCGAACCTTCGCGCCACGGCCGAATATGGGATCACACCCGACTTCAGCGTCTTCGGGCTCGTCGGCTACAGCGACAGCGATTACGACGTCGAGGGCGGGCTGGCCGTCTCGCGCGACTCCGAGGAGTCGAGCGTGATGGGCGGGGCCAGTTTCGACTTCACCGGACTGGTCAGAGGCGCGGTGGGCATCGGCTACAGCCAGCGGGACTATGATGCGGACGCCTATCCCGACATCGACGGGCTCAATTTCCGTGGCAAGATCGAATACCTGCCCACCCCGCTGACCACCATCACGGTCAGCGCCGCCCGCAGCGTTGAGGACAGCACCATCATCGGGTCGGGCGGCTACTTCGCCAGACGCGCGGAGCTGCGCGTCGATCACGAGCTTCGGCGGTTCGTCCTCGTGCGTGCCGGCCTCAGCTATGAGGAAGACCGGTACAAGGGTGCGGACCGCTCGGACGACATCACGGAAGCGGCTGTCGGCGGAACCTATCTGCTCAGCAACAGCGCGGGCTTAAGCGCCGACGTCGTGTATTCGAAACGCGTCTCCGATGGCGCTTTCGCCGGCCGAGATTACGACGCTTTGGGATTCCGCGTCTCCTTTGTGCTGCAACGTTAA
- a CDS encoding polysaccharide biosynthesis/export family protein — protein sequence MFLKLLLGVLALLVAACSTVAPGPAMPADAAVQQAADGDYRLGSADKVRITVFGEPTLTGEFVVGPAGDLSLPLIGSVAASGLTTMEVGQAIQLKLASGYLRDPQVSIDVLTYRPFYILGEVNQPGEYPFSARLTVINAVATAKGFTYRANQGRVFIKSAGSQVEREVPLTSDLLVQPGDTLRFGERYF from the coding sequence ATGTTTCTAAAACTTCTCCTTGGCGTTCTGGCGCTTCTGGTGGCCGCTTGTTCGACGGTCGCTCCCGGTCCCGCGATGCCGGCAGATGCGGCAGTGCAGCAGGCCGCGGATGGAGATTACCGTCTTGGATCGGCGGACAAGGTGCGTATCACGGTCTTCGGCGAGCCGACCCTGACGGGCGAGTTCGTCGTCGGCCCGGCCGGCGATCTTTCGCTTCCCCTGATCGGGTCGGTGGCCGCGTCCGGCCTGACCACGATGGAAGTGGGTCAAGCCATCCAGTTGAAACTGGCCAGCGGATATCTGCGCGATCCCCAGGTCAGCATCGACGTGCTGACCTATCGTCCGTTCTACATCCTGGGCGAAGTGAACCAGCCGGGCGAATATCCCTTCTCGGCCCGACTGACGGTCATCAACGCCGTAGCCACGGCGAAGGGGTTCACCTATCGGGCCAATCAGGGTCGGGTGTTCATCAAATCCGCGGGTTCCCAGGTCGAGCGGGAAGTCCCCCTCACCTCGGACCTTTTGGTCCAACCGGGTGACACGCTGAGGTTCGGGGAACGTTACTTTTGA
- a CDS encoding transglutaminase-like cysteine peptidase, protein MSRVVAINRAVNNAVRGVERVSAMGGIEGWVRPSMTRWGLVGDCKNFAVEKRERLIEAGVSASQLRYAVVYRRDIGLHAVLVVRVNDRDYVLDNRSVHVLPWQDAPYTWVKVNEPGEGWKQVLNAEFTAASLSVTAPNVPTTSETAQGPIAFAADQPV, encoded by the coding sequence ATGTCCCGCGTCGTCGCCATCAATCGTGCCGTGAACAACGCGGTGCGGGGCGTGGAGCGCGTTTCCGCCATGGGCGGGATCGAGGGGTGGGTCCGTCCATCCATGACGCGATGGGGCCTGGTCGGCGACTGCAAGAATTTCGCCGTGGAGAAACGCGAAAGACTGATCGAGGCCGGAGTCTCCGCGTCCCAACTACGCTATGCCGTGGTCTACCGGCGCGACATCGGTCTCCACGCCGTGCTGGTGGTGCGCGTGAACGACAGGGACTACGTGCTGGACAACAGGTCCGTCCACGTCCTTCCCTGGCAAGACGCACCCTACACCTGGGTCAAGGTGAATGAGCCGGGCGAGGGCTGGAAACAGGTTCTCAACGCCGAATTCACGGCCGCCAGCCTCTCAGTGACGGCTCCCAACGTGCCGACGACGTCCGAAACGGCCCAGGGCCCGATCGCATTCGCCGCCGATCAACCGGTCTGA